From the genome of Vibrio porteresiae DSM 19223, one region includes:
- the rsmC gene encoding 16S rRNA (guanine(1207)-N(2))-methyltransferase RsmC: MSTFTAPSQIAERQLEYFAGKRVLIAGEAEDLFPLELAKHCESVEIFTTHYGYYRQWQNKDHIRCYFDAELTAETSADMILLYWPKAKQEAEYLLNMLLAKLGQGTEIVVIGENRSGVKSIEKMFATFGPINKYDSARRCSFYWGQCINQPQPFNLEAWFKSYQVTYQERELTICSLPGVFSHGEFDIGSRLLLETLPKLKGKVLDFGCGAGVIGSVMASLNPAIELSMCDISALAIRSSQETLKANGLTGHVFASDVFSDITEQYRFLVTNPPFHSGLDTSYNATETLLAQAPQALSREGELFVVANSFLKYPPIIERSFGHCDVPAKTSKFTIYHAVKNL; this comes from the coding sequence ATGTCAACATTCACAGCCCCAAGCCAAATTGCCGAGCGTCAACTGGAATACTTTGCAGGGAAACGCGTACTCATCGCAGGCGAAGCAGAAGATCTTTTCCCGCTCGAATTGGCCAAACACTGTGAATCGGTAGAGATCTTTACCACTCACTATGGTTATTATCGCCAATGGCAAAATAAAGATCATATTCGTTGTTACTTCGATGCCGAGCTAACCGCAGAGACATCTGCGGATATGATCTTGCTTTACTGGCCAAAAGCGAAGCAAGAAGCAGAATATCTACTGAACATGCTATTGGCTAAATTGGGTCAAGGTACAGAGATCGTTGTTATTGGCGAAAACCGCTCCGGCGTAAAAAGCATCGAAAAGATGTTTGCCACTTTCGGTCCGATCAATAAATACGACTCTGCCCGCCGTTGCTCATTCTATTGGGGACAATGCATCAACCAACCACAACCTTTCAATTTGGAAGCGTGGTTTAAGTCCTATCAAGTCACTTACCAAGAGCGGGAATTAACCATCTGCAGTCTTCCGGGCGTATTTAGCCATGGTGAGTTTGATATTGGTAGTCGCTTACTTTTAGAGACGTTACCTAAATTAAAAGGTAAGGTTTTGGATTTTGGCTGTGGTGCCGGAGTGATTGGTTCTGTAATGGCAAGCCTTAATCCTGCGATCGAATTGTCCATGTGTGATATTAGTGCCTTAGCGATTCGTTCCTCACAAGAAACCCTAAAAGCCAATGGTTTGACTGGCCATGTGTTTGCTTCAGATGTGTTTTCTGATATTACCGAGCAGTATCGTTTCCTGGTTACTAATCCACCGTTTCATTCCGGTTTGGATACCAGTTATAACGCGACAGAAACGCTGCTTGCGCAAGCACCACAAGCGCTAAGCAGAGAAGGCGAACTCTTTGTGGTTGCCAACAGTTTCTTAAAATATCCACCGATTATCGAGCGTAGTTTTGGGCACTGTGATGTCCCGGCAAAAACGTCCAAATTTACTATTTATCATGCAGTAAAAAATCTCTAA
- a CDS encoding ammonium transporter: protein MELSVTVTELRYALDTFFFLISGALVMWMAAGFAMLEAGLVRSKNTTEILTKNFVLYAIACTMYLIVGYNIMYVDNTSGGWLPSFGSLIGGQAEGAEHSLESDFFFQVVFVATSMSVVSGAVAERMKLWAFLIFSVVLTGFIYPMEGFWTWGGGFLSAAGFSDFAGSGIVHMAGAAAALAGVLLLGARKGKYGKNGEVYPIPGSNMPLATLGTFILWFGWFGFNGGSQLALSNFENATAVGKIFLNTNAAAAAGSIAAMLVCKTTWGKADLTMILNGALAGLVAITADPLSPSPMMSVAVGAVAGVIVVFSIIMLDKLKIDDPVGAISVHGVCGLFGLLAVPVSNADASFGSQILGAVVIFAWVFIASLIVWSILKATMGIRVSEEEEMEGMDMHDCGVDAYPEFVTVK, encoded by the coding sequence ATGGAACTGTCAGTTACCGTAACTGAGTTACGTTATGCACTGGATACTTTCTTTTTCTTAATTTCCGGCGCACTGGTTATGTGGATGGCAGCAGGTTTTGCGATGCTTGAAGCAGGTTTAGTGCGTTCAAAAAACACCACGGAGATTCTGACGAAAAACTTTGTGTTGTACGCTATCGCGTGCACCATGTACCTTATTGTGGGTTACAACATCATGTATGTTGATAACACTAGTGGTGGTTGGTTACCTTCTTTCGGATCACTTATCGGTGGTCAAGCTGAAGGCGCTGAACACTCACTCGAATCTGACTTTTTCTTCCAAGTTGTGTTCGTAGCCACATCAATGTCAGTTGTTTCTGGTGCTGTTGCTGAACGTATGAAACTGTGGGCTTTCCTCATTTTCTCTGTCGTTTTGACTGGTTTCATCTACCCAATGGAAGGTTTCTGGACATGGGGTGGTGGCTTCTTGTCAGCTGCTGGTTTCAGCGATTTCGCTGGTTCTGGTATCGTGCACATGGCTGGTGCTGCAGCTGCTTTAGCGGGTGTGCTACTGCTAGGTGCTCGTAAAGGCAAATACGGTAAAAATGGTGAAGTTTACCCAATCCCTGGGTCAAACATGCCACTTGCTACATTAGGTACATTTATTCTGTGGTTCGGTTGGTTTGGATTTAACGGTGGTTCTCAACTTGCTCTATCAAACTTTGAGAACGCGACTGCTGTAGGCAAAATCTTCCTAAACACTAACGCAGCCGCTGCTGCTGGTTCAATTGCAGCAATGCTTGTGTGTAAAACCACTTGGGGTAAAGCTGACCTAACCATGATTCTTAACGGTGCTCTAGCTGGTTTGGTTGCGATTACTGCTGACCCACTGTCACCATCACCAATGATGTCGGTAGCGGTTGGTGCGGTTGCTGGTGTGATTGTTGTATTCTCTATCATCATGCTAGATAAACTGAAAATCGATGATCCAGTAGGTGCTATCTCTGTTCACGGCGTGTGTGGTCTATTTGGTCTACTGGCTGTTCCTGTAAGTAATGCAGATGCTTCATTTGGTTCACAAATTCTAGGTGCTGTTGTGATTTTCGCTTGGGTATTTATTGCTAGCCTAATCGTTTGGTCAATTCTTAAAGCAACTATGGGTATCCGTGTCTCTGAAGAAGAAGAGATGGAAGGTATGGACATGCACGATTGTGGTGTTGATGCTTACCCTGAGTTTGTTACTGTGAAGTAA
- a CDS encoding YacL family protein, producing the protein MDFEFTKNTLLGEYYVKCSMEHQIVGRWLQEEIGRDCTKIDQILALIEKAHQFSAQELQWQGKEISVLLTGQEVTVEENARLSGIEEEFEDDFSLYESESYAQCGLEDFESLLLQWRDFTR; encoded by the coding sequence ATGGATTTTGAATTTACGAAAAATACGCTACTTGGTGAGTACTATGTGAAGTGTTCGATGGAACATCAGATCGTAGGACGTTGGCTACAAGAAGAGATTGGCCGAGATTGCACAAAGATAGATCAGATCTTAGCGTTGATCGAAAAGGCGCACCAATTTTCAGCACAAGAGCTGCAATGGCAGGGGAAAGAGATCTCTGTCCTGTTGACGGGGCAAGAGGTGACGGTTGAAGAAAATGCCCGATTGTCGGGGATTGAGGAAGAGTTTGAAGACGATTTTTCTCTCTATGAAAGTGAAAGTTACGCTCAATGCGGTTTAGAAGATTTTGAATCTTTACTCTTGCAATGGCGTGATTTTACCCGGTAA
- a CDS encoding patatin-like phospholipase family protein, translated as MKQWYRFLSVVVACLPVCFAWAENSTSTTTTASSRPKIALVLAGGGAKGAAHIGVLRALEELHVPVDIVTGTSMGAYVAGLYAIGMDAEDIEKLVLSIDWNEGYRDRVDRSERRIRDKEYEDRYQLRTDLGIGWGEIRSPKGVVQGQNMLKILRQSTGNLLPFKSFNQMVIPYRAVATDIIKLEPVVLDHGYLVDAMMASMSVPGALPPYELGGHWLVDGGVTNNMPVDVARDMGADKIIAVDISTDYKGQDSFTNFFSIADQLSNFLVRRNTQHQAEQLTNADVLLHPDVGLMETTEFNKMPQAFLKGYQAVMENRDQFKPFELSEKDYKAYQTEKELKREHLQHGDQLKVDKVVVKNRTHYSDELLENRLNLQAGQVIPEEKVEQSVESLYALDRFELVSYQYADKDDQNDLIVNVKEKSWGPNYANFRFFLEDDFNSDSQYSIGMSTNFTDINTSGAEASLNFNMGSDKLIEAEFYTPLFSGQKTFFTSSLRYSNNRRSVPLTGFDDTSLQATKNYYPIEYTEWRGEMALGYQRNLWREFRLGTRVIYGDAEYSTLPSYGHANFKRLGAFINYRLDTLDSYALPRDGVYFNFEYLFSHDEIYDGDQRLISDSIDTVSELSTKLIVAHSFDRHTLVGNIDYGEVKSKNTSTPIDPKTIGGFLNLSGIPRNSLIGQNKAFASLVYRYRWFDNDFGLFTSPVYIGASVEYGGVWSDPDLDVSSAPMYSAGSVFTGVDSPIGPIMFGYGRTEHNFDSVYLIIGSTFE; from the coding sequence GTGAAGCAGTGGTACCGTTTTTTATCTGTTGTTGTTGCCTGTCTACCGGTGTGTTTTGCGTGGGCGGAGAATAGTACTTCGACAACAACGACGGCTTCATCGCGTCCTAAAATTGCACTGGTTCTCGCCGGAGGCGGAGCAAAAGGTGCTGCGCATATCGGCGTACTAAGAGCGTTGGAAGAGTTACATGTACCGGTCGATATTGTGACAGGGACTAGCATGGGCGCGTACGTAGCTGGCCTCTATGCTATCGGTATGGATGCAGAGGACATTGAGAAGCTGGTGCTTAGCATCGACTGGAATGAAGGTTATCGTGATCGCGTTGACCGCAGTGAACGGCGTATTCGCGATAAAGAGTATGAAGACCGCTATCAACTGCGTACGGATTTAGGTATTGGCTGGGGAGAAATCCGATCTCCTAAAGGGGTCGTTCAGGGGCAGAATATGCTAAAAATTCTGCGTCAGAGTACTGGTAACCTTCTGCCTTTTAAATCATTTAATCAAATGGTTATCCCTTATCGCGCCGTGGCAACTGATATCATCAAACTTGAACCTGTGGTGCTTGATCATGGATATCTGGTGGATGCGATGATGGCCAGTATGTCGGTTCCTGGTGCGTTGCCTCCTTATGAATTGGGCGGTCATTGGCTCGTTGATGGTGGTGTGACCAACAATATGCCAGTGGATGTGGCTCGTGACATGGGGGCGGATAAAATCATTGCCGTCGATATCAGTACCGATTACAAAGGGCAAGATTCATTTACTAACTTCTTCTCTATCGCCGATCAGCTCTCTAACTTTCTAGTACGGCGTAATACTCAGCATCAAGCGGAACAACTGACCAATGCGGACGTTTTGCTCCATCCAGATGTTGGACTGATGGAGACCACCGAATTTAACAAGATGCCGCAAGCCTTTCTGAAAGGTTATCAAGCGGTCATGGAAAACAGGGACCAATTTAAACCGTTTGAACTCTCGGAAAAGGATTATAAAGCCTATCAAACCGAGAAAGAGTTGAAACGGGAGCATCTACAACATGGCGACCAACTTAAGGTTGATAAGGTTGTGGTGAAAAACCGGACTCACTACAGTGATGAGTTGTTAGAAAATCGCCTCAATTTGCAAGCTGGGCAGGTCATTCCTGAAGAAAAAGTAGAACAGAGTGTTGAGAGCTTGTATGCGCTCGATCGCTTTGAATTGGTGAGCTATCAATATGCAGACAAAGATGATCAGAATGATTTGATCGTTAATGTAAAAGAAAAATCATGGGGACCTAATTACGCCAACTTCCGGTTTTTCTTAGAAGATGACTTTAATAGTGATAGCCAATACTCGATTGGTATGTCGACCAATTTTACGGACATCAATACCTCGGGAGCTGAGGCCTCACTCAACTTTAATATGGGGTCCGATAAACTGATTGAAGCGGAATTTTATACACCGCTCTTTTCTGGGCAAAAGACCTTTTTTACCTCGTCGTTACGTTACAGCAATAACCGTCGTAGCGTGCCATTAACGGGGTTTGATGATACCTCACTTCAAGCGACAAAAAATTACTATCCGATTGAATATACCGAGTGGCGCGGTGAGATGGCATTAGGTTATCAGCGCAACTTATGGCGAGAGTTTCGTCTAGGAACTCGAGTGATCTATGGTGATGCCGAGTATTCGACGTTACCTTCTTACGGACATGCTAATTTCAAGCGTTTAGGGGCGTTCATTAACTATCGTCTAGATACCTTAGATAGCTATGCGCTGCCTCGTGATGGGGTTTATTTTAATTTTGAATACCTATTCTCACATGATGAGATTTACGATGGGGATCAGCGCCTAATTTCAGATAGTATCGACACAGTCAGTGAATTGTCGACTAAACTGATCGTGGCTCATAGCTTTGATCGTCATACGTTGGTCGGCAATATCGATTATGGGGAAGTGAAAAGTAAAAACACTTCAACCCCGATAGATCCGAAAACCATTGGTGGTTTTCTTAACCTTTCTGGTATTCCACGTAATAGTCTAATTGGACAAAACAAAGCGTTTGCCAGTTTAGTGTATCGTTATCGTTGGTTTGACAATGACTTCGGCCTTTTCACATCTCCGGTGTATATCGGTGCTTCAGTGGAGTATGGCGGAGTTTGGTCAGACCCTGATTTGGATGTGAGTTCTGCCCCTATGTATTCAGCCGGTTCGGTGTTTACGGGTGTAGATTCCCCCATTGGACCGATAATGTTTGGGTATGGCCGGACTGAGCACAATTTCGATTCTGTCTATTTGATCATTGGTTCCACTTTCGAGTAG
- the glnK gene encoding P-II family nitrogen regulator has translation MKLINAIIKPFKLDDVREALADVGIEGMTVSEVKGFGRQKGHTELYRGAEYQVDFLPKVKIEIATQAENVDRVVEAIIKAAHTGKIGDGKIFVYDLSHAVRIRTGETDTEAL, from the coding sequence ATGAAACTGATTAATGCAATCATCAAACCATTTAAATTGGACGATGTACGCGAAGCGCTAGCTGATGTGGGCATCGAAGGTATGACGGTATCTGAAGTGAAAGGCTTTGGTCGTCAAAAAGGTCATACAGAGCTTTACCGTGGTGCGGAGTACCAAGTGGACTTCTTACCTAAGGTAAAAATTGAAATTGCCACACAGGCAGAAAACGTCGATCGCGTTGTAGAAGCGATCATCAAAGCTGCTCACACCGGCAAGATCGGTGACGGCAAAATATTTGTTTATGATTTGAGCCACGCTGTTCGTATTCGCACTGGCGAGACGGACACCGAAGCCCTTTAA
- the mrcB gene encoding penicillin-binding protein 1B translates to MKKKNPQSNDKKTPKTHSSSGSVKRSWWRALWSFSWKCGLALAAVLVFVGIYLNSVIKQRFDGQLFQLPTVVYARILTLEPGMDITLPEVRNELDVLKYRKVQQPRYPGEYSASSTRIEMIRRPFEFADGPEPDRHVMLTFDDGGLTHINSLEKGGELGYLRLDPKMLGMLEKNTPETRLFLRRDQFPEIMVDALLTTEDRHFYQHDGIAPLAILRALAANIRAGHTVQGGSTLTQQLAKNIFLSSNRTIWRKLREAYMALIIDYRYSKDRILEAYMNEVYMGQNGSEAVHGFGLASRLYFGQPLQELRIDQLALLVGMVKGPSYYNPIRYPERARERRDLVLKLMMENDMLTAKQYEQAASRSLDVQKHPHIASRQPAYFQQLSNELQEKVGDAFKSETGIRVFTSLDPVSQQDLEQAIAEKVPQLSKAANQLEAAAIAVDRTTGEIRAMVGGKRVGYDGFNRALNASRQIGSLAKGAVYLTALAQPEKYSLVTTLQDKPISLQGDEGTVWTPRNFDRRYRGDVPLYLALAESLNVPTVELGMALGIDNVAKTFAQLGVPADEIRPVPSMFLGSFTLTPFQVAQMYQTITNSGKKAPLSALRSVLDLKGNVLYQSIPKVSQAVPQQAAWLTTYAMKRGVMEGTGRYLTNQFGWASLAGKTGTSSDTRDSWFVGVDGREVTTIWVGRDDNQPTYLTGASGALRVYADYLSNRIPQRLVLPWPEQIKTIGFDRESDGALQVNCQSQFRLPVWDSQNQWKAECESGPTNWLKKLFQW, encoded by the coding sequence ATGAAGAAAAAAAATCCTCAATCAAACGATAAAAAGACACCCAAAACTCACTCTTCTTCCGGCAGTGTAAAACGCAGCTGGTGGAGGGCGCTCTGGAGCTTTTCTTGGAAATGTGGTTTGGCGCTTGCTGCGGTACTGGTGTTTGTGGGTATCTATCTCAATAGCGTGATTAAACAGCGCTTTGATGGTCAATTATTTCAATTGCCTACCGTGGTGTACGCGCGAATTTTAACCCTTGAACCGGGAATGGATATTACCCTCCCAGAAGTTCGTAATGAATTGGATGTGTTGAAGTACCGTAAGGTGCAGCAGCCTCGCTATCCGGGAGAATATTCAGCTTCGTCTACGCGCATCGAAATGATTCGTCGTCCATTTGAGTTTGCTGATGGCCCTGAACCGGACCGCCATGTGATGCTGACCTTCGATGATGGTGGTTTGACGCATATAAACTCCCTCGAAAAAGGGGGAGAACTGGGGTATTTACGCCTAGATCCTAAAATGTTAGGAATGCTTGAGAAAAATACGCCGGAAACGCGCCTTTTCTTACGTCGCGACCAATTCCCTGAAATCATGGTTGATGCTTTGCTGACAACGGAAGATCGTCATTTCTATCAACATGATGGAATTGCACCTCTCGCTATTTTGCGCGCCTTGGCTGCGAATATTCGTGCAGGTCATACGGTGCAGGGAGGAAGTACGTTAACTCAGCAGCTAGCGAAAAACATTTTCCTTTCCAGTAATCGCACTATTTGGCGTAAGCTGCGCGAAGCCTATATGGCGTTGATCATTGATTATCGCTACAGCAAAGACCGTATTTTGGAAGCCTACATGAACGAAGTGTACATGGGGCAAAATGGCAGTGAAGCGGTACATGGATTCGGTTTAGCATCGCGTCTTTATTTCGGGCAGCCTTTACAAGAACTGCGTATTGACCAATTAGCTTTGTTAGTCGGCATGGTCAAAGGCCCGTCCTATTACAACCCTATTCGTTATCCTGAGCGTGCGCGTGAACGGCGAGATCTGGTTCTTAAGCTCATGATGGAAAATGACATGTTGACGGCTAAGCAATACGAGCAAGCCGCGTCTCGCTCGCTTGATGTACAAAAACATCCGCATATTGCCAGTCGTCAGCCAGCTTACTTCCAGCAGTTGAGTAATGAGCTGCAAGAAAAAGTCGGTGATGCATTTAAGTCAGAAACGGGCATTCGAGTCTTTACGTCACTTGATCCTGTTTCACAGCAAGACTTAGAACAAGCCATTGCTGAAAAAGTGCCACAACTGAGCAAAGCGGCCAATCAGCTAGAAGCCGCTGCGATTGCGGTTGATCGTACGACAGGTGAGATTCGTGCCATGGTAGGCGGGAAACGGGTTGGATATGATGGCTTTAACCGAGCGTTAAACGCGAGTCGTCAGATCGGTTCATTGGCTAAAGGTGCCGTTTATCTGACCGCACTAGCTCAGCCTGAAAAATATAGCTTAGTGACCACTCTGCAAGATAAACCTATCTCTTTACAAGGGGATGAGGGAACAGTGTGGACGCCGCGCAATTTCGACCGACGTTATCGTGGTGATGTTCCCCTGTATTTGGCGCTAGCAGAATCATTAAACGTGCCTACAGTTGAGTTAGGCATGGCGTTAGGTATTGATAACGTTGCTAAAACGTTTGCTCAACTTGGTGTACCAGCAGATGAAATTCGCCCAGTGCCAAGTATGTTCTTAGGTTCGTTTACTTTGACGCCTTTCCAAGTGGCGCAAATGTACCAAACCATTACCAATTCGGGTAAAAAAGCGCCGCTCTCTGCATTGCGTTCGGTTCTAGATTTGAAAGGTAATGTACTTTACCAATCTATTCCTAAGGTATCTCAAGCTGTGCCGCAACAAGCGGCTTGGTTAACTACCTATGCGATGAAGCGTGGGGTGATGGAAGGGACTGGACGTTACCTTACTAACCAGTTTGGTTGGGCTTCTTTAGCAGGGAAAACCGGCACAAGTAGCGATACGAGAGACAGTTGGTTTGTTGGGGTCGATGGCCGCGAAGTGACCACGATTTGGGTTGGTCGCGATGATAACCAACCGACCTATCTTACGGGGGCCAGCGGGGCGCTACGAGTTTATGCTGATTATCTATCGAACCGTATTCCGCAGAGGTTGGTATTGCCTTGGCCGGAGCAGATCAAAACGATCGGTTTTGATCGCGAGTCGGACGGTGCACTGCAAGTCAATTGTCAAAGCCAGTTCCGTCTGCCGGTTTGGGATAGTCAAAATCAGTGGAAAGCTGAATGTGAATCTGGGCCAACAAACTGGTTGAAAAAGCTTTTCCAATGGTAA
- the acnB gene encoding bifunctional aconitate hydratase 2/2-methylisocitrate dehydratase has product MLEAYRKHVAERAAEGVVSKPLDAEQVAGLVELLKNPPKGEEAFILDLLENRIPPGVDEAAYVKAGFLAAVTRGEVKSPLVSPEKAAELLGTMQGGYNIEPLVDLLDNPALAPIAAKALSHTLLMFDSFYDVEEKAKNGNAFAKQVIESWANAEWFLQRPELPKKVTLTVFKVTGETNTDDLSPAPDAWSRPDIPLHALAMLKNERDGITPDVPGKVGPIKQIEALKAKGHQLVYVGDVVGTGSSRKSATNSVLWFMGEDIPFVPNKRAGGYCLGGKIAPIFFNTMEDAGALPIELDVAKLAMGDVIDIYPHEGKVCAHGSDTVLSTFKLKTDVLVDEVRAGGRIPLIIGRGLTDKARESLGLEASKVFVRPAPVADNGKGFTLAQKMVGKACGVKGIRPGTYCEPKMTTVGSQDTTGPMTRDELKDLACLGFSADLVMQSFCHTSAYPKPVDVQTHHTLPDFIMNRGGVSLRPGDGIIHSWLNRMLLPDTVGTGGDSHTRFPLGISFPAGSGLVAFAAATGVMPLDMPESVLVRFSGKMQPGITLRDLVHAIPLYGIKQGLLTVEKAGKINEFSGRILEIEGLEHLTVEQAFELSDASAERSAAGCTVKLSENSIAEYLSSNITMLKWMISEGYGDRRTIERRVKAMQEWLANPALMQADDNADYAHVIEINMNEIKEPILCAPNDPDDARTLSDVAGTAIDEVFIGSCMTNIGHFRAAGKLLDKYNGQLTTRLWVAPPTKMDKDQLIEEGYYGIFGKAGVRIETPGCSLCMGNQARVADKSTVMSTSTRNFPNRLGNGANVFLASAELSAVGAILGRIPSAQEYMEYAKQIDATAADTYRYLNFHLMGQYTQKADTVIFQEPA; this is encoded by the coding sequence GTGCTTGAAGCCTACCGTAAACACGTCGCAGAGCGTGCTGCCGAAGGAGTTGTATCCAAACCCTTAGACGCAGAACAAGTCGCTGGACTTGTTGAATTGCTAAAGAACCCACCTAAAGGTGAAGAAGCTTTTATTCTTGATCTGCTCGAAAACCGCATTCCTCCGGGTGTGGATGAAGCAGCTTATGTAAAAGCTGGCTTCCTTGCTGCGGTGACACGCGGTGAAGTGAAATCGCCTTTAGTCTCTCCAGAAAAAGCAGCTGAATTGCTTGGTACTATGCAAGGGGGTTACAACATTGAACCTCTCGTTGACTTGCTTGATAACCCAGCTCTGGCTCCAATTGCTGCAAAAGCCTTATCCCATACTCTACTGATGTTTGATTCGTTCTACGATGTAGAAGAAAAAGCGAAAAATGGTAATGCGTTCGCTAAACAAGTGATTGAGTCATGGGCGAATGCTGAATGGTTCTTGCAACGTCCTGAGCTGCCAAAAAAAGTCACTCTTACTGTATTCAAAGTCACTGGTGAAACTAACACCGATGATTTGTCTCCTGCACCTGATGCTTGGTCACGTCCGGATATTCCTTTGCATGCGTTAGCCATGTTGAAAAACGAACGTGACGGAATTACGCCAGATGTACCTGGAAAAGTCGGTCCAATCAAACAGATTGAAGCGTTGAAAGCAAAAGGTCATCAACTGGTTTATGTCGGTGACGTGGTTGGTACAGGCTCATCACGTAAATCTGCCACTAACTCAGTATTGTGGTTTATGGGCGAAGACATTCCTTTCGTACCAAACAAACGTGCTGGGGGCTATTGCCTTGGCGGTAAAATCGCGCCAATTTTCTTCAATACAATGGAAGATGCTGGTGCGCTACCTATCGAGCTGGATGTGGCAAAACTTGCCATGGGTGACGTGATTGATATCTATCCTCATGAAGGTAAAGTGTGCGCTCACGGCAGTGACACAGTGCTATCTACCTTCAAACTCAAAACCGATGTATTGGTCGATGAAGTACGTGCTGGCGGCCGTATCCCATTGATCATTGGTCGTGGTTTGACTGATAAAGCGCGTGAATCGCTAGGTCTTGAGGCGTCTAAAGTGTTTGTTCGCCCAGCACCTGTTGCTGATAATGGCAAAGGCTTTACCTTGGCACAAAAAATGGTCGGTAAAGCCTGTGGCGTGAAAGGTATTCGTCCTGGCACATACTGCGAACCTAAAATGACCACAGTCGGCTCTCAAGATACCACCGGTCCAATGACCCGTGATGAACTGAAAGACTTGGCCTGTTTGGGCTTCTCTGCAGATCTCGTCATGCAGTCATTCTGTCATACATCGGCTTATCCAAAACCTGTAGACGTACAAACACACCATACTTTGCCTGATTTCATTATGAATCGTGGCGGCGTTTCGCTGCGCCCTGGTGACGGTATTATTCACTCGTGGTTAAACCGTATGTTGCTTCCTGATACTGTCGGTACTGGTGGTGACTCTCATACTCGTTTCCCTCTCGGAATTTCCTTCCCTGCGGGTTCTGGCTTAGTGGCGTTTGCTGCTGCAACCGGAGTGATGCCGCTTGATATGCCAGAATCGGTATTGGTTCGTTTCTCTGGCAAAATGCAACCGGGTATCACACTGCGTGATTTGGTTCATGCGATTCCGCTTTACGGGATCAAACAAGGCCTGTTGACGGTTGAAAAAGCAGGTAAGATCAACGAGTTTTCTGGTCGAATTCTCGAGATCGAAGGTCTTGAACATTTAACGGTTGAACAAGCATTTGAACTATCTGATGCCTCTGCAGAGCGTTCTGCTGCAGGTTGTACGGTTAAATTATCTGAAAACTCGATTGCGGAATATCTCAGCTCTAACATCACAATGTTGAAGTGGATGATTTCTGAAGGTTATGGTGATCGTCGTACCATCGAACGTCGTGTTAAAGCGATGCAAGAGTGGTTGGCAAATCCAGCCTTAATGCAAGCGGACGACAATGCAGATTATGCTCATGTGATTGAAATTAATATGAATGAGATCAAAGAGCCAATTCTGTGTGCACCAAACGATCCAGACGATGCTCGTACTTTGTCAGATGTGGCTGGTACTGCTATCGATGAAGTGTTCATCGGTTCATGTATGACGAACATCGGTCATTTCCGTGCGGCGGGTAAACTGCTTGATAAATACAATGGTCAATTGACTACGCGTTTATGGGTTGCTCCACCGACCAAGATGGATAAAGACCAACTGATAGAAGAGGGTTATTACGGCATCTTTGGTAAAGCAGGCGTTCGTATTGAAACTCCAGGATGTTCACTGTGTATGGGTAACCAAGCTCGTGTAGCCGATAAATCTACGGTTATGTCGACTTCAACACGTAACTTCCCTAACCGTTTAGGTAATGGGGCAAATGTGTTCTTAGCGTCTGCTGAATTGTCTGCGGTTGGTGCAATCTTAGGTCGTATTCCATCAGCTCAAGAATACATGGAATATGCAAAACAGATTGATGCTACTGCTGCTGATACTTATCGCTATTTGAACTTCCATCTGATGGGTCAATATACGCAAAAAGCAGATACCGTGATTTTCCAAGAGCCAGCATAA